GAAGCAGTGACAGCAGTAAAATCGTATATGGTAGATGATATATTTAATGGAGCAGGACAAAAAATAATAATAGAAGAATTCCTTGAAGGTGTTGAAGCTTCAATTCTTTCTATTACAGATGGAAAAACAATTATTCCGTTTATATCAGGAAAAGACCATAAGCAAATATTTGATGGTGGAAAAGGCCCTAATACAGGTGGAATGGGAGTATTAGCGCCAAATCCTTACGTTACAGAAGATGTAATGAAAGATTTTGAAGATAACATAATGGCTAAGACTCTAACTGGAATAAGAGAAGAAGGTTTTGATTATAAAGGAATTATATTCTTTGGTATTATGATTACTAAGAAAGGAACTTATCTTTTAGAATATAACGTTAGAATGGGAGATCCAGAAACACAATCAGTTCTTTACTTAATGGAAAGTGATTTTGTTGAAGTAATAGAGGCGGCACTTCACGAAGAATTAGATAAGACTATTATCAAGTGGAATGATGGGGTATGTATAAATGTAGTTTTAGCTTCAAAAGGATATCCAGGAGAATTCACTAAAGGTCATGAAATTACTATTGATGAAAAAGTAAAAGATAAGGTATTTTTAGCTGGAGCAAAGGCAGAAGATGGTATTTTAAAAACAAATGGTGGTAGAGTATTATCAGTTATTGGTTTAGGAAAAACTTTAGAAGAAGCTAGAGAAGATGCTTATGAAAATATAAAATTTGTTACTTTTGAAGGTGCTTATTGGAGAACGGACATAGGAACACATAAATAATTTTAGATATAGAGTTGTTGCAAAGCAATATGATAGTTTTGTAACAGCTCATTTTTTTATATAATTAATGTGAGTTCTTAATTGAATTCACATTAATTATATAAGATAATATATTTGTATTAAGTG
The window above is part of the Clostridium saccharoperbutylacetonicum N1-4(HMT) genome. Proteins encoded here:
- the purD gene encoding phosphoribosylamine--glycine ligase; translation: MKLLLIGSGGREHALAWKLAKSAKVEKIFVAPGNGGTAIENKCENVNITDIDELVKFAQKEIIDLTIVGPEDPLTNGIVNKFKKEGLKIFGPAESAAQLEGSKSFSKEFMKKYGVKTAEYETFTNVEEALKYLEKCPYPTVVKADGLAAGKGVAICENKEEAVTAVKSYMVDDIFNGAGQKIIIEEFLEGVEASILSITDGKTIIPFISGKDHKQIFDGGKGPNTGGMGVLAPNPYVTEDVMKDFEDNIMAKTLTGIREEGFDYKGIIFFGIMITKKGTYLLEYNVRMGDPETQSVLYLMESDFVEVIEAALHEELDKTIIKWNDGVCINVVLASKGYPGEFTKGHEITIDEKVKDKVFLAGAKAEDGILKTNGGRVLSVIGLGKTLEEAREDAYENIKFVTFEGAYWRTDIGTHK